One Pieris rapae chromosome 7, ilPieRapa1.1, whole genome shotgun sequence genomic window carries:
- the LOC110996977 gene encoding cytochrome P450 6k1-like, producing MIGVLISAIVVCCVSWVYLRWRRVKQYWADRGVPFLPPHPIWGSLTFLLKKNPGTWMIEMYQRFPKAPVIGIWLFWRPALIINSPELAKRILLKDNYIFRDRFLSGGSHDPIGSLNIFTTNDPLWTVVRRRISAIFTASKLRALQSLVDTKTSQLITRIKNTEDYSKLNLRKLFADYTTDVFGTAAFGVETEAVRTGEDPMRTITEAYMTFDWFRGLCWTSIFFFPELTKFFNLTLFPKWSTDYFEKVFAIVVAQRKDKVIKDPKDLVDALLKMKQDGPVIDGVEITDDVVISNAAAMLLGGFETSGSALTFTLYHLAYEPEIQQKIYEEVSKINAEYGKFEISTLLELSYLNAVVKETLRLYSPMGWLDRIPLQDYKFDENLTIKKGTPVYVNAIGMQYDHNYFPEPLKYDPERFMPGNEENIKPFTYLPFGDGPRRCVGMRFGLISVRHAISNLILRYKLEPIPGAPKPTEVELEKKGFFLVPGQHMAINFIPRDV from the exons atgaTCGGTGTGCTTATAAGCGCAATAGTGGTATGTTGCGTGTCATGGGTGTACCTGCGTTGGAGACGCGTGAAACAATATTGGGCAGACCGGGGAGTACCATTTCTACCTCCCCATCCAATATGGGGAAGCTTGACATTCTTACTTAAAAAGAATCCG GGAACGTGGATGATCGAAATGTATCAGCGTTTTCCTAAAGCCCCCGTCATCGGGATCTGGCTGTTCTGGAGACCAGCTCTGATCATTAACTCACCGGAATTGGCGAAACGGATCCTCCTTAAAGACAACTATATATTTAGGGATAGGTTTTTGAGCGGTGGATCGCACGATCCCATTGGCTCGCTTAACATTTTTACTACCAAT GATCCTTTATGGACTGTAGTTCGCCGTCGGATTTCAGCAATTTTCACTGCATCTAAATTAAGAGCTTTACAATCTCTAGTGGACACAAAGACAAGCCAGTTGATAACTCGAATCAAAAACACAGAAGATTACAGCAAACTCAATTTGAGA AAATTGTTTGCGGACTACACCACGGATGTCTTTGGAACAGCAGCATTTGGCGTTGAAACAGAAGCTGTACGCACGGGAGAGGATCCTATGAGGACTATAACAGAGGCGTACATGACTTTTGATTGGTTCAGAGGCCTTTGCTGGACCAGCATATTTTTCTTCCCAGAGTTGACAAAATTCTTCAA TTTAACATTATTTCCAAAATGGTCGACAGACTACTTTGAAAAAGTGTTTGCCATAGTCGTTGCACAGAGGAAAGACAAGGTTATCAAAGACCCTAAGGACCTGGTAGACGCTTTACTTAAAATGAAGCAAGATGGCCCAGTAATAGATGGAGTAG AAATTACAGACGATGTTGTTATATCGAATGCGGCGGCAATGCTTCTAGGAGGATTTGAAACGTCAGGATCTGCACTCACTTTTACTTTGTACCATTTGGCGTATGAGCCCGAAATTCAA caaaaaatatatgaagaaGTTTCGAAAATTAATGCTGAATAtggaaaatttgaaatatcgaCACTTTTGGAATTGTCTTATCTAAATGCTGTTGTCAAAG agACACTGCGGCTCTACTCCCCAATGGGTTGGCTCGATAGAATACCTTTACAAGACTACAAATTTGATgaaaacttaacaataaaaaaaggcaCACCGGTTTACGTGAATGCTATCGGCATGCAATATGACCACAACTACTTTCCAGAACCATTAAAATATGACCCAGAAAGGTTCATGCCAGGAAacgaagaaaatattaaaccatttacatatttaccaTTCGGTGATGGACCTAGGAGATGCGTAG GTATGAGATTTGGTTTAATATCCGTTCGTCACGCAATATCGAATTTGATATTGAGATACAAACTCGAGCCAATACCTGGAGCGCCGAAGCCTACAGAAGTCGAACTTGAGAAGAAGGGGTTCTTCTTGGTCCCAGGACAACATATGgcgattaattttatacctaGAGACGTGTAA
- the LOC110996978 gene encoding cytochrome P450 6k1-like produces MKQDGPVIDGVEITDDVVISNAATMLLGGFETSGSALTFTLYHLAYEPEIQQKIYDEVSKAIGEDGKFDVSKLMELTYLNAVVKETLRLYSPMGWLDRVASQDYQIDEKLTIKKGTPVYVNAIGMHYDPDYFPESLKYDPERFMPGNEQNIKPFTYLPFGEGPRICIGMRFGLISVRHAISNLIMKYKFEPIPGAPKPMEVEFEKKGLFLVPGQHMAINFIPREV; encoded by the exons ATGAAGCAAGATGGCCCAGTAATAGATGGAGTAG aaATCACTGACGATGTAGTCATATCAAATGCGGCAACAATGCTGCTGGGAGGATTTGAAACATCAGGTTCTGCACTCACTTTTACGTTGTACCATTTGGCATATGAGCCTGAAATTCAA caaaaaatatatgacgaAGTCTCAAAAGCCATAGGTGAAGATGGAAAATTTGATGTATCAAAACTCATGGAATTAACTTACCTAAATGCAGTTGTCAAag AGACACTGCGGCTCTACTCCCCAATGGGTTGGCTCGATAGAGTAGCGTCTCAAGACTACCAAATTGATGAaaagttaacaataaaaaagggCACCCCAGTTTACGTAAACGCTATCGGCATGCATTATGATCCAGACTATTTTCCAGAATCATTAAAATACGACCCAGAAAGGTTCATGCCAGGAAATGAGCAAAATATTAAaccttttacatatttaccaTTTGGCGAAGGACCCAGAATATGCATAG GAATGAGATTCGGTTTAATATCCGTTCGTCACGCAATATCGAATTTGataatgaaatacaaattCGAGCCAATACCAGGAGCACCGAAGCCAATGGAAGTGGAATTTGAGAAGAAGGGTCTTTTCTTGGTCCCTGGACAACATATGGccattaattttatacctaGAGAAGTCTAA